Part of the Sinomonas atrocyanea genome is shown below.
GTCGTACATGGTGAGGAGAATCGTGGAGACGCGCAGGTCCGCGTTGAGGTGCTTCTGGATCATCTCGATGTTCTTGAGCAGCTGGCTCAGTCCCTCAAGGGCGTAGTACTCGCACTGGATCGGAATGAGTACCTCGGTCGCCGCGCAGAAGGCGTTGACCGTGAGGAGGCCCAGGCTCGGCGGGCAATCGATGAAGATGTAGTCCAGGCGCTCGAGCCCAGCCTTCTGGCGCTCGGCGGCGTAGTTGTCGATGGCACGGCGCAGACGCTGCTCGCGTGCGACCAACGAGACCAGCTCGATCTCGGCGCCCGCCAAGTGGATCGTCGCGGGCGCGCAGACCAGGTTCTCCACGTCGGGGCAGGGTGCCACCACGTCGTTCAGCGGGGCATCGTTGATGAGGACGTCGTAGATGCTCTCGACTTCCGAATGGTGCTCGATGCCGAGGGCCGTCGACGCGTTGCCCTGGGGGTCGATGTCGATCACGAGGACCTGCATGCCCGCAGAGGCCAACGCCGCGGCGATGTTGACGGTCGTGGTGGTCTTGCCGACCCCGCCCTTCTGGTTCGACACCGTGAAGACGCGGGTGTTGTCAGGACGGCGGAGCGTGCGTCCACTGAGCCTCTCGCGGCGCCGCGCCTCACTCGCGAGCTGGCTCGCGATCGGGCTGCCCTCATCGAGGTTCTGGAGGAAGGACTGGGCATCGCCCTTCGGCGCAGCCAAGAGCTCGGCCGGGACCGAGGGCGGCTGCGGACCGGTTTCCGTGGGGCCGCTGGCCGTGGCGCGTGCAGACCCCAGCGTCAAAAAGGGAGGTATGCGCTGGGCCGACGTCTCGCCACTGGTCACTGTCAACTCACTCTCGATTCGCGTCGATTGCCTCTCCCTAGACTAACGGTTCAACCCGTCCTCCCGCGGGAGTTCAGGCCTCGCCGACATCGATCCTCACGACAGTCGTCGGCTCCTCCAGCAGGCTCTCGCCCACGGTGTGCACGTCTACGGAGTGGCCCTTGAACTTCCGGATGGCCTTGGCGGCCTTCTCCACTTCCTCCGCGGCACTGCGTCCCTTGATCGCCACCAGCGTGCCGGACCCGCGCAGCAGCGGGAGCGTCATGGGCACCAGCGTCGCGAGCGCGGACACGGCTCGGGCGGTGACGAAATCGGCGTCGACCTCGCCCGCAACCTGCTCGGCCCGTCCCCGGAGCACCGCGACGTTGGCAAGGCCCAGGTCGGCGACGACCTCCTCGAGCCAGTGCACACGCCGCTCGAGCGGCTCGATGAGCGTCAGGTGAAGGTCAGGCCGTGCGATGGCAAGGCACAGGCCGGGCAGCCCGGCCCCGCTCCCCACGTCTGCGACGCGTGCGCCCTCGGGGAATTCGGACTCGATGACAGCACAGTTGAGCACGTGCCGGCTCCACAGCCGCGGGACCTCCCGCGGACCGATCAGGCCGCGCTCGAGGCCGGACGTGGCGAGGTGGCGCACGTAGCGGCGCGCGAGGTCGAGGCGGTCGCCGAACAGGTGCTCGGCAGCGGCCAGATCGTTCCCGACCAGCTCGGGCACGCCGCCGACGGCGGCCTCAGCGGGTGACTTCTCGGCCACGTCGTCAGTCGGCCGAGACGACGATGTGCCGAGCGGCGCCCTCACCCTCGGATTCACTGACGAACCCGAGCTCGGCCACGGCGTCGTGCACGATCTTCCGCTCGTAGGAGCTCATCGGGTCGAGGTGGACCGTCGTCTCGCCGGCCTTGACCCGCTCGACGGCCGTCTCGGCGAGTTCCTGCAGCCGCACGGACCGCTCCCCGCGGTACCCATTGATGTCCAGG
Proteins encoded:
- a CDS encoding ParA family protein, which translates into the protein MAAPKGDAQSFLQNLDEGSPIASQLASEARRRERLSGRTLRRPDNTRVFTVSNQKGGVGKTTTTVNIAAALASAGMQVLVIDIDPQGNASTALGIEHHSEVESIYDVLINDAPLNDVVAPCPDVENLVCAPATIHLAGAEIELVSLVAREQRLRRAIDNYAAERQKAGLERLDYIFIDCPPSLGLLTVNAFCAATEVLIPIQCEYYALEGLSQLLKNIEMIQKHLNADLRVSTILLTMYDGRTNLAAQVASEVREHFPEQVLEAVVPRSVRISEAPSYQQTVLTYDPTSTGALSYLEAAAEIAER
- the rsmG gene encoding 16S rRNA (guanine(527)-N(7))-methyltransferase RsmG, whose amino-acid sequence is MPELVGNDLAAAEHLFGDRLDLARRYVRHLATSGLERGLIGPREVPRLWSRHVLNCAVIESEFPEGARVADVGSGAGLPGLCLAIARPDLHLTLIEPLERRVHWLEEVVADLGLANVAVLRGRAEQVAGEVDADFVTARAVSALATLVPMTLPLLRGSGTLVAIKGRSAAEEVEKAAKAIRKFKGHSVDVHTVGESLLEEPTTVVRIDVGEA